The following nucleotide sequence is from Ferruginibacter lapsinanis.
TCCATAATAACGTACACTACCATCAAATTCATGTGTAAGTGAATCGAGACCGGGTAAATAAGCTGCATTGATCAATTGAATACTATCGAAATTATCCCAATACCATTTTGAATCATTACAGTAGTCTGCTTTTTTTCCGGGTACGGTACCATAGACCGCAGGCACCCATACAGCACTATCTGCAAGTGTTGCAGCAAATGCATCCGCCTGCTTATTTTCAAAAGCAACGACAGAGGCTTTAACCGTAGCAAGATTTTTCTCATACTTTGCTTTAGCATCGCTATCTTTTTTATCTGCGTTTTCCATTGAAGGTTTCTGATTGCAAGCAATCATTGATAACAATGCAATTAAACAAACATGTAACTTTTTCATAATAATAGTTTTGGTTTAGTTATTCTTAAATATACTATTTAAATAAGGAATAAGAAAT
It contains:
- a CDS encoding nuclear transport factor 2 family protein gives rise to the protein MKKLHVCLIALLSMIACNQKPSMENADKKDSDAKAKYEKNLATVKASVVAFENKQADAFAATLADSAVWVPAVYGTVPGKKADYCNDSKWYWDNFDSIQLINAAYLPGLDSLTHEFDGSVRYYGTWISKHKSGVKTSLNYYATFDFNKDNKIVYAAEFYDAGGLMNAIKAK